The genome window AGATAAAGCTGCCGTCGGCCCGACAGGAATAGACCGCCTCTGCCTCCCCGGCCCGGGCCAACCACTCGCCCAATACCCGGCGGTGAACCTCGGGCTCCAGGCGGCTGAGCTCCGGGCGGCCGGCCAGGGCGCGCAAGGAACCGAAGAGACGCCTCAGCCTGGACTCCTCTAGTTTCCCTACCTCGCCTTTCTCCCCTTCTCCGAGTCTACGGTCCGCCCATTGGCCCGCCGATTTCTGAGTGTGCTGGGCCAGACGGCGCAGCATCTCCTCCACCTGCCGGATCCCGCCGAAGCTCTGCTCTACCACTTGAGCGGCGCGCCCTAATTCCTCCAGATACTGCCTAAGCTGTTCCTGGGTTTGATCGGCCTGGCCCTGAACCGCATCCAGAATTCCCTTCAGCTCGGTAAGCCGGGTGCCGACCTCCCTGCCCGTATCTAAGCCGGCTTCCAAGGCCAGACCCGCTTCCCGCAGCCGCCTTCTAACCTCTTCGCTCCTCTCCTGAATGTCTCCCAGGACGGTGCCGGTGTGCCGTACCGCCTCCTGGGCCTGATCGGAAAGGGCCTTGACTTCGGCCGCCACCACCCCGAAGCCCCGGCCCCGCTCACCCGCCCGGGCGGCCTCTATAGCCGCGTTCAGCGAAAGCAGCCGGGTACGGCGGGCGACATCTCCGACCCGGCTTAGGATCTCATCTACCCGATTAACCCGGTCTTGGAGTCGGGCCATGTCCGCCAGCAACTCCCGGGATTCCGTGGCTATGCGGCCCACGGTGCGAAGATAGCCCTCTACCGCTTGCGAGCCCGCGCCAAGAGCCTCGCGGCTGCCCTGGATTCTTCGAGTTAATTCTTCTCCGAACGCGCACAGCACCTGAGCGGCGCTGCCCAGCTTCTGGAAAGTACGTACCGCTTCCTCCGCCTGTTCCCGCACCAGGCCTATTTGGTCTACCGCCGCTAGAATCTGATCGGCGGTCAGCCGGTAGTCGTTGGTCAGCACTGCTAACTGCTCCTCAAGGGTGGCTGCTGACAGGGCTGCGGCTTCGCCCTCCAGGCGTAGGCCGGGGTCGCCGGCGCCACCCCGGTGGGCAGTCACCCCTTCCTTTGGACCCTGCTCCACCGGTGCCCCTCCCTTCCGGCAGTTGTTATGAAGAAAGCCTCCCTTCGTGCCCTGCCGGGCAGAAGGGAGGCCTCTTTGCCTCGTCGTTTGCCAGGTACCCTCGTCGGCACCTTCAAGTCTTTGCCCGCTTGGCGGAGGGGGTGGGATTCGAACCCACGGAGGCCGCCAGGACCTCTGCGGTTTTCAAGACCGCCTCCTTCGGCCGCTCGGACACCCCTCCACTAGCAGTATAGCACCGGCCGGGACGGCGGTCAAACCCCTCACGGTCCCGAGTTATTCCCGGCTTCGGGGCGGCCGGCACCCGCTCCCCTCCGAGTGTATTGGTGCCCTTGCCGGGAAACTTCTTGTGCTATTGAGCCCGCAGTGCTACCATCGGTATGGCGGGGAACCGGTATGGACATAGACAGCATTAGGGAAAAGATAGCGCAGGGTCAGTACCGGGTGACGGCACACGCCCTGACCCGCTTCAAGGAGCGAGGTATAACTGGGGCCGACATGGAGGCGGCAATCATGGGCGGAGAAGTCATAGAGGAGTACCCGAACGACTGACCCTTTCCCAGTTGCCTCATCTACGGCCGCACCAGTGACGGACGACCATTGCATGTGGTGATAAGCCTTGCCCCCGTCAGCCACGTCATAACGGTTTACTCTCCTGACGAGAAGAGGTGGGTTGACTACAAGATCAGGCGAAGGGAGGACAAAGAAAAGTGAGCGACAGCGGCGTCTGCCCCACCTGCGGCGGAACCCTGGAGGAAAGGGAAATTCAGCTTGATCTCCGTCACAAGGGCCGCCTGGTGATAATTGAAGGCGTTCCGGCGCAGGTGTGCAGGGACTGCGGGGAACGCCTTGTATCCGCCGCCTCCTCCAAGGCTATAGACGTGCTGCTGGAATCAGGCGCAAGACCGGTCAGGGAAATCGCTGTGCCGGTGCTCTCTTTCCGCCACGTCGCTCAGGCCTGAGCCTCCGAGAAAACAGAGCATCGCCTTGCTGCCGGCGCACCTTCGCCGGCTTTTTTATTGCCCGGGCGCGACAGGAAAGCCGAAAGGCCGGGCCAAACCAGGGAGAGGAGGAAAAAGCGCCGTGACCGTTGGACCCCTGGAGCCAATTCTGCAAGTGCTGCGTAAGGCTCCCCCGGAGCTCCTTGCCCACTCCCTTACCACGGCCCGCGTGGCCCAGAAAACCCTAGCCTGCCTGCCGCCCGCGGAGGAGCTGCGCCCGGCCTGGGTAGTCCTGGCCGCCCTAGCCCACGATTTGGGGAAGGCCCTTTGGTCCGATGAGCTTTTCGCCAAACCCTCTCACTTCCTTACCCATGCCAACCGGGCCCTAATCCACGCCCACCCCGTGGCCGGGGCTAACCTGCTGCGCGAAGCCTGGCCGGACGCCCCGGAGGAGGTGGTGCGGGCGGTGCTGGAGCACCACGAGCGGCCGGGGGTTAGGGCTACCCCCGGCGGGTAGAGCCTTCCTACCCGGCGCTTGTGGTGGCCACGGCGGACGTGCTCTCCGCCATAACCGAGGACCGGGCCTACCGCCCGGCAGCGGAGGCGGTGGCCCGCGCGCCTGGGACGGATGTAGGTGCTTCCTTCACAGGATCGACCGGGCCAAATGGACCTCCTCGGCGGCCATGTTGCTGGTGCCACTCCCAGCCGTCTCCTTACCCCGAGCTGGATGGGTTGCCGCATGCCCGGTTTTTGGGCGTTCGCCGTCTGAATTTCCTAACGGGGCCATTGGGGACAGGAGAGTTAAACCAGCGCGAAGAATGTTAGCAACGAGACTAAAAAGGGCGCGACAACCTGGAAAGGAGCCCACACCCCAGTGTGGGGGAATGCCCATTCACTAAATATAACGGGGGAGGGAATAGCTGAGCGACTGAATAAGGCGCGGGCGATTACACCGTTTGGCACTTGGATAACCGAGCTATTTGGGCGACCTCGCGCCGTGTGAGGCGCTTACCTCGGGGGGCAGCTGCGAAACGGGGCACGCGGGCGACCCGTTTAGGGCGGTCGGCCCTGGCATCCTATTTAAGCACGTCTGGGGGTCTTGAAGCCGTGAAGACGACGGCGATTTACAATATGCTGCGCAATCGTGCTACTGCTGATCCCGCAGTGTACAAGCTAGCATGTGTCGTTGACGAAGTATTTGAAGAGTGCAGGCTCATTCACAAGACGGTGA of Clostridia bacterium contains these proteins:
- a CDS encoding methyl-accepting chemotaxis protein; protein product: MEQGPKEGVTAHRGGAGDPGLRLEGEAAALSAATLEEQLAVLTNDYRLTADQILAAVDQIGLVREQAEEAVRTFQKLGSAAQVLCAFGEELTRRIQGSREALGAGSQAVEGYLRTVGRIATESRELLADMARLQDRVNRVDEILSRVGDVARRTRLLSLNAAIEAARAGERGRGFGVVAAEVKALSDQAQEAVRHTGTVLGDIQERSEEVRRRLREAGLALEAGLDTGREVGTRLTELKGILDAVQGQADQTQEQLRQYLEELGRAAQVVEQSFGGIRQVEEMLRRLAQHTQKSAGQWADRRLGEGEKGEVGKLEESRLRRLFGSLRALAGRPELSRLEPEVHRRVLGEWLARAGEAEAVYSCRADGSFIFSEPPAGLANARVRAWWQKAIAGEEYVSGVYLSAITRRPCRTLSLPIRDSRGTILGVLAADVSAGPLPEG
- a CDS encoding DUF4258 domain-containing protein; translated protein: MDIDSIREKIAQGQYRVTAHALTRFKERGITGADMEAAIMGGEVIEEYPND
- a CDS encoding YgiT-type zinc finger protein, which produces MSDSGVCPTCGGTLEEREIQLDLRHKGRLVIIEGVPAQVCRDCGERLVSAASSKAIDVLLESGARPVREIAVPVLSFRHVAQA
- a CDS encoding HD domain-containing protein, which produces MTVGPLEPILQVLRKAPPELLAHSLTTARVAQKTLACLPPAEELRPAWVVLAALAHDLGKALWSDELFAKPSHFLTHANRALIHAHPVAGANLLREAWPDAPEEVVRAVLEHHERPGVRATPGG